In a single window of the Nodularia spumigena CCY9414 genome:
- a CDS encoding glucose-1-phosphate thymidylyltransferase, whose protein sequence is MKALILSGGKGTRLRPLTYTGAKQLVPVANKPILWYGIEEMVAAGITDIGIIISPETGPEVQNKTGDGKLFGANITYIVQDQPAGLAHAVSVARPFLADSPFIMYLGDNLIQQGDLSYFLQEFIQQQPEALILLREVVNPSAFGVAKVDETGRVLELIEKPKVPPSNLALVGVYFFSPIIHDAISRIQPSKRGELEITDAIQCLINQKKQVVACKLDGWWLDTGKKDDLLEANRLILDTYLQTSNLGEVDANSQIIGRVQIGTNSQIINCTIRGPVVIGNDCYLENCFIGPYTSIANHTKLIDTDLEHSVVLEGAKIVGINQRIIDSVIGQRAQLTVAPRRPKALRFLIGDDCQIELT, encoded by the coding sequence ATGAAAGCACTGATTCTCTCTGGTGGTAAAGGTACACGTCTACGCCCACTCACTTATACAGGCGCAAAACAACTCGTCCCAGTTGCCAATAAACCAATTTTGTGGTACGGGATTGAAGAGATGGTTGCTGCGGGTATTACCGATATTGGGATTATTATTAGCCCAGAAACCGGACCAGAAGTCCAAAATAAAACCGGAGATGGCAAACTTTTTGGGGCTAACATCACCTATATTGTACAAGACCAGCCAGCCGGTTTAGCTCATGCAGTTTCAGTTGCGCGTCCTTTTTTAGCAGACTCACCCTTTATCATGTATTTGGGTGATAACCTGATTCAGCAAGGTGACTTAAGTTACTTTCTTCAAGAATTTATCCAACAACAACCAGAAGCGTTAATTCTCTTGCGTGAAGTTGTTAATCCTAGCGCCTTTGGTGTAGCTAAAGTAGACGAAACAGGGCGAGTATTAGAATTAATTGAAAAACCCAAAGTTCCCCCATCAAATTTAGCCTTGGTAGGGGTTTATTTCTTTTCCCCGATTATCCATGATGCCATTTCTCGTATCCAACCCTCAAAAAGAGGCGAGTTAGAAATTACCGATGCGATTCAATGTTTAATCAACCAAAAAAAACAAGTTGTAGCTTGTAAACTGGATGGTTGGTGGCTAGACACGGGTAAAAAAGATGATTTACTAGAAGCTAACCGTTTGATTCTTGATACTTATTTACAAACATCCAATTTAGGCGAAGTTGATGCCAATAGTCAAATTATTGGGCGCGTCCAAATTGGTACGAATTCTCAAATTATCAATTGCACAATTCGCGGTCCAGTTGTGATTGGCAATGATTGTTATTTAGAAAACTGCTTCATTGGTCCTTACACTAGCATTGCGAATCATACAAAGCTTATTGATACCGATTTAGAACACAGCGTAGTTTTAGAAGGTGCGAAAATTGTGGGAATTAATCAGCGTATAATTGATAGTGTGATTGGACAACGCGCACAATTGACTGTTGCTCCTCGTCGTCCTAAAGCCTTACGGTTTTTGATTGGTGATGATTGTCAAATTGAACTGACATGA
- the rfbD gene encoding dTDP-4-dehydrorhamnose reductase, giving the protein MNESILLLGSNGQVGQELEKILSPKHKIIPLARPKIDLTQPDNLRQIIREIQPQIIINAAAYTAVDKAETEPELATAINAKAPQIIAEESQKLGCFLIHFSTDYVFDGQQTRPYQETDRTNPLGVYGQTKRAGEIAIEQTHPHHIILRTAWVYGTFGKGNFVKTMLRLGKERSEIGVVTDQIGSPTWAQDIADAIAHIIPQLTPEIAGTYHYTNSGVISWYDFAVAIFAEAQHLGFPLTPPQVIPITTAEYPTLARRPAYPVLACGKISQLLGTYPPHWRQRLRLMLKDWFSKS; this is encoded by the coding sequence ATGAATGAATCAATTTTACTACTGGGTAGCAACGGTCAAGTAGGTCAAGAACTCGAAAAAATCCTTTCACCCAAACACAAAATAATCCCACTGGCGCGCCCTAAAATTGACCTGACTCAACCCGATAACCTGCGTCAAATCATCAGAGAAATCCAACCACAAATCATCATTAACGCCGCCGCTTACACTGCTGTAGACAAAGCCGAAACAGAACCCGAACTAGCTACCGCCATCAATGCGAAAGCCCCCCAAATTATCGCCGAAGAAAGCCAAAAACTCGGTTGTTTCTTAATTCACTTTTCCACAGATTACGTATTTGATGGACAGCAAACTCGCCCATATCAAGAAACTGATAGAACCAACCCTTTAGGCGTTTACGGACAAACCAAACGAGCCGGAGAAATAGCAATTGAGCAAACTCATCCCCATCATATTATTCTTCGCACAGCTTGGGTTTACGGCACATTTGGTAAAGGTAACTTTGTCAAAACCATGCTGCGACTGGGTAAAGAACGCTCAGAAATTGGTGTAGTTACAGATCAAATTGGTAGTCCCACATGGGCGCAAGATATTGCTGATGCGATCGCCCACATTATACCCCAATTAACACCAGAAATAGCTGGAACTTACCACTATACCAATAGTGGCGTAATTAGCTGGTACGACTTTGCTGTGGCGATTTTTGCAGAAGCCCAACACCTGGGTTTTCCCCTCACACCACCCCAAGTTATCCCCATCACCACCGCCGAATATCCCACCTTAGCCCGTCGTCCAGCCTATCCCGTCCTAGCTTGTGGGAAAATATCACAGCTTCTAGGAACATATCCCCCCCATTGGCGACAAAGACTTAGGCTAATGCTCAAAGACTGGTTCTCCAAATCATAA
- the rfbC gene encoding dTDP-4-dehydrorhamnose 3,5-epimerase, with protein MKLIPTEISEVYLIEPQVFTDSRGFFLESYNQQKFTDKLGITVNFVQDNHSASQQNVLRGLHYQIIQPQGKLVRAVVGKIFDVAVDIRKSSPTFGQWVGYELSAENKRQLWIPPGFAHGFLVLSEVAEVTYKTTDYYAAQGDRTILWNDPDLAINWPIKQPPILSDKDNKGQPFKTAEVYE; from the coding sequence GTGAAACTTATACCCACTGAAATCTCTGAAGTTTACCTCATCGAACCGCAAGTATTCACCGACTCTCGCGGCTTTTTCTTGGAATCCTACAATCAGCAAAAATTCACAGATAAACTAGGTATCACCGTCAACTTTGTCCAAGATAACCACTCAGCTTCCCAGCAAAACGTCCTCCGGGGACTACACTATCAAATTATCCAACCCCAAGGTAAACTCGTTCGGGCTGTGGTTGGTAAAATCTTTGATGTAGCTGTAGATATTAGAAAAAGTTCCCCCACCTTTGGACAATGGGTAGGTTATGAACTCAGCGCTGAGAATAAACGCCAATTGTGGATACCACCAGGCTTTGCTCACGGTTTTCTAGTGCTGTCAGAAGTTGCTGAAGTTACTTACAAAACGACAGATTACTATGCGGCTCAAGGCGATCGCACCATTCTCTGGAATGATCCAGATTTAGCGATAAATTGGCCTATCAAACAACCACCAATCTTATCAGATAAAGATAACAAAGGTCAACCATTTAAAACTGCCGAAGTATATGAATGA
- a CDS encoding glycosyltransferase family 2 protein, translating to MDYQVIAYITAYKDLQAVKKCLELLKNQSYPIQEIFVVDNSPQQIIFSEDGLLVKHCPENIGVAGGLKQAVIWAKEKDANFLWAFDQDSEPDEDLLEKLLLKYQSLSTNEFPIGIVAPLAIDVQSQSNIHGLIFSGYKFDLPSELQTLTDYYECDAVITSGSLISIDAARSVELPREDLFLDAVDYLYCMNFKSQGYKIVVIKDAILKHHLGTYRQVKSPKTKTEVFTYTCSPLRYYYSCRNHTFLETRLSTKLMLSKSIICRLNVVRNHLRHIFYYEPDLTLLKAWACITGTIEGFFGRLGKTW from the coding sequence ATGGATTATCAAGTAATAGCATATATTACTGCTTACAAAGACCTACAAGCGGTAAAAAAATGTTTAGAACTACTCAAAAATCAGTCATATCCCATACAGGAAATTTTTGTAGTTGACAATTCTCCACAACAAATCATATTCTCGGAAGATGGATTATTAGTTAAACATTGTCCGGAAAATATAGGAGTTGCTGGAGGCTTGAAGCAAGCAGTTATTTGGGCTAAAGAAAAAGACGCTAATTTCCTTTGGGCTTTTGATCAAGATAGTGAACCAGATGAAGATTTGCTAGAAAAGCTCTTATTAAAATATCAATCATTGTCAACTAATGAATTTCCGATTGGAATAGTTGCGCCTCTAGCAATAGATGTACAATCTCAGAGCAACATTCACGGGTTAATATTTAGCGGATACAAATTTGATTTACCTTCAGAATTACAAACTCTTACAGATTACTATGAATGTGATGCTGTGATTACATCTGGGAGTTTAATTTCTATAGATGCAGCCAGAAGTGTTGAATTACCAAGAGAAGATTTATTTCTAGATGCTGTAGATTACCTGTACTGTATGAATTTTAAAAGCCAGGGATATAAAATAGTCGTGATCAAAGATGCTATTCTTAAGCATCATTTAGGCACATATCGCCAAGTTAAATCACCAAAGACAAAAACAGAAGTTTTTACTTACACTTGCTCACCACTTCGCTACTATTACAGTTGTAGAAATCATACTTTTCTGGAAACTCGTTTATCAACAAAGTTGATGTTGTCCAAATCTATCATCTGTAGATTAAATGTTGTCAGAAACCATTTAAGGCATATATTTTATTATGAACCAGACTTGACTTTGTTAAAAGCTTGGGCTTGTATTACTGGGACTATTGAAGGTTTTTTTGGCAGACTGGGTAAAACTTGGTAA
- a CDS encoding glycosyltransferase: MLFNQNNLQYILSLLKCPKCHHYHLRIKTDYLECTNCSAQYPILNKVPIFLEHPNTVKLMPVDHISNQLPIEILNWLEKLDGYSLNIGAGATKSPIPKCIEIEYSIWKNTTVVGDAHQLPFQDEIFDAVVCLNVFEHLYNPNLAAKEILRVLKPGGKLILQTAFLQPLHEEPIHFYNATKYGLLNWFSEFNIDKCHVSENFNPALTLGWLSSELIHSLNQNYHSSIGTDLSKTTLQDWSEIWADPDKRDGLLWDSLLRLPQSSQEKFSAGFELQASKPSKIKMIEPVENNTTKEAVMELINQNTSVEIQQLPDESISEIDEKRLLVISRLESATICERMGNNPWQTMSNAAYESSKNPCITVIISLYNYSKYICECIDSVCKSNLHDLPGNIEVLIIDDCSTDSSASIVEEYIKEANIPISLIKKYFNTGLADVRNIGLKLARSPYVFILDADNWIFPNCLPVLYREIKQSHCAATYGKIRRFDNETNQDIDTVSSKEWDVSSLVKDPYIDAMAMFDKEILLKVGGYSTELIEYGWFGWEDYDLWLKLAHNGYSCQLVPEILSSYRLHPSSMINTTGRYILNMSRYFHHKFSELAQLDTHSDRLFGSWRSDVCSGTYAKIRPRLNAVQSDELQKAHATIEAIKSSKFWKLRNKWFQLKKLLGLTKDIGIKV, encoded by the coding sequence ATGCTATTTAACCAAAATAACCTACAATATATACTTAGCTTATTAAAATGCCCCAAATGCCACCACTATCACTTAAGAATTAAAACAGACTATTTGGAGTGTACAAATTGTTCAGCACAATACCCAATACTGAATAAAGTTCCAATTTTTTTAGAACATCCAAATACTGTTAAACTAATGCCAGTAGACCATATTAGTAATCAATTGCCGATTGAAATCCTTAACTGGCTAGAAAAGTTAGATGGTTATAGCTTGAATATAGGCGCAGGTGCAACAAAATCACCAATACCTAAATGTATAGAAATAGAGTATTCCATATGGAAAAATACAACTGTTGTGGGTGACGCACATCAACTTCCCTTTCAGGATGAAATTTTTGATGCCGTAGTTTGCTTGAATGTATTTGAACATTTATATAATCCAAATTTAGCAGCAAAAGAAATTTTACGAGTATTAAAACCCGGTGGAAAATTAATTCTTCAGACAGCATTTTTACAACCTTTACATGAAGAACCTATACATTTTTACAACGCAACTAAATATGGTTTACTTAATTGGTTCTCCGAATTTAACATAGACAAGTGCCATGTTTCAGAAAACTTCAATCCTGCTTTGACATTAGGGTGGTTATCCTCTGAATTAATCCACTCATTAAATCAAAATTATCATTCTAGCATCGGTACAGACTTATCAAAAACCACCCTTCAAGATTGGAGCGAAATTTGGGCTGATCCTGATAAACGAGATGGTTTACTATGGGATTCCTTATTAAGATTACCTCAATCTAGCCAAGAAAAATTTAGTGCTGGCTTTGAACTTCAAGCCAGTAAACCAAGTAAAATTAAAATGATTGAACCCGTCGAAAATAACACAACAAAAGAAGCGGTTATGGAACTAATAAACCAAAATACATCAGTGGAAATACAACAATTACCAGATGAATCAATCAGTGAAATTGACGAAAAAAGATTATTAGTTATTTCTCGGCTAGAAAGTGCAACCATCTGTGAGAGAATGGGCAATAATCCCTGGCAAACAATGTCTAATGCTGCCTATGAATCCAGTAAAAATCCTTGTATAACTGTAATTATTTCTTTGTATAACTACTCTAAATATATATGTGAATGTATAGACAGTGTGTGTAAATCTAACCTACATGATTTACCAGGAAATATTGAAGTATTAATAATTGATGATTGTTCAACAGATAGTTCAGCCAGCATAGTAGAAGAATATATAAAAGAAGCTAACATACCTATTTCTTTAATCAAGAAATATTTTAACACAGGTTTAGCTGATGTGAGAAACATAGGATTAAAACTGGCACGTTCTCCTTATGTATTCATCCTAGATGCAGACAATTGGATATTTCCCAACTGCTTACCAGTTCTTTATCGGGAAATTAAACAATCTCATTGTGCAGCAACATACGGAAAAATCAGAAGATTTGATAATGAAACTAATCAAGATATCGATACAGTATCCTCTAAAGAGTGGGATGTTAGTTCCTTAGTAAAAGATCCATACATAGATGCTATGGCTATGTTTGATAAAGAAATTCTGCTGAAAGTAGGAGGATATTCGACTGAACTAATTGAATATGGTTGGTTTGGATGGGAAGATTATGACCTTTGGCTGAAATTAGCTCACAATGGATACTCATGTCAGCTAGTTCCAGAAATTCTCAGTTCCTATAGGTTACATCCATCTTCAATGATAAATACTACTGGCAGATATATACTGAATATGTCCAGATATTTTCATCATAAATTTTCAGAATTGGCTCAATTAGATACTCACTCAGATAGACTATTTGGTTCTTGGCGCAGTGACGTTTGTTCAGGAACATACGCAAAAATCAGACCGAGGTTAAATGCAGTTCAATCAGATGAATTACAAAAGGCTCATGCGACTATTGAGGCTATTAAGTCCAGTAAATTTTGGAAATTAAGAAACAAGTGGTTTCAACTTAAGAAACTTTTAGGTTTAACTAAAGATATTGGCATTAAAGTTTAA
- a CDS encoding class I SAM-dependent methyltransferase has translation MHKNWSKDYPSPEGLTEEVLDENSSLKKMLDFIGSDKTVVDFGCATGYFANLLQQKDCIVTGIEINPDAAKVAEKYCQNVIVADLDFVSITEILANQKFDVAIFGDILEHLRNPWKVLEETKSILKEHGFVVASIPNIAHGAIRLALLEGKFEYRKLGILDDTHLRFFTRETTEELLQKSGYLIDELERTKLPLFSDSDLVPKLNENHFSKDVIQYLQQDQDIDTLQFIVRAFPLSQEGEHSLLNTRYHKVLVERDFIQSQLQQTQAELERSQCQLQETQAELEEIRRRSPHIPAEIEVGLQPSVEEVETLKLQLQNTQTELERSQHIITAMESSKFWEIRQIWFKLKKIIGGS, from the coding sequence ATGCATAAAAATTGGTCAAAAGATTATCCATCCCCTGAAGGGCTGACAGAAGAAGTTCTGGATGAGAATAGTAGTCTCAAAAAAATGTTGGACTTTATTGGCTCAGATAAAACAGTAGTTGACTTTGGTTGTGCAACAGGTTACTTCGCAAATTTACTTCAACAAAAAGATTGTATAGTCACAGGAATTGAAATCAATCCAGATGCAGCAAAAGTAGCTGAAAAATACTGTCAAAATGTCATAGTAGCCGATCTAGATTTTGTATCTATTACAGAAATTTTAGCTAATCAGAAGTTTGATGTGGCGATATTTGGCGATATTCTGGAACATCTCCGCAACCCGTGGAAAGTTTTAGAAGAAACAAAAAGTATTTTAAAAGAGCATGGCTTTGTAGTAGCGTCTATTCCTAATATCGCTCACGGAGCAATTCGTTTAGCATTACTTGAAGGCAAATTTGAGTATAGGAAGTTAGGAATCTTAGATGATACACATTTGCGGTTTTTTACTCGTGAAACAACTGAAGAATTGTTGCAAAAATCTGGATATTTAATTGATGAGTTAGAGCGGACAAAATTACCATTATTTTCTGATTCTGATTTAGTCCCAAAACTTAATGAAAATCACTTTAGCAAAGATGTTATTCAATATCTCCAACAAGATCAAGATATTGATACTCTCCAATTTATAGTCAGAGCATTTCCTTTATCTCAAGAGGGTGAGCATAGTTTACTGAATACCAGATATCACAAGGTTTTAGTGGAACGTGATTTCATACAATCGCAACTACAACAAACTCAGGCGGAACTAGAGCGATCGCAATGTCAATTACAAGAAACACAGGCGGAATTAGAGGAAATTCGCAGGCGATCGCCACATATACCAGCAGAAATAGAAGTTGGTTTACAACCGTCTGTAGAAGAAGTAGAAACATTGAAATTGCAACTCCAAAATACTCAGACAGAATTAGAGCGATCGCAGCACATAATCACAGCAATGGAAAGTAGCAAATTTTGGGAAATTAGACAAATTTGGTTCAAATTAAAAAAAATTATAGGTGGGAGTTAA
- a CDS encoding ABC transporter ATP-binding protein gives MGEEIAISLKTVSKCFVRYAHPVDRLKEILLPGKSISEQFWALKNINLEIPKGQTVGIIGRNGSGKSTLLQIIAGTLTPTTGEAQVKGRVSALLELGSGFNPEFTGRQNVFFNGRLLGLTKREIEDKFDEIARFADIGDFIEQPVKTYSSGMFVRLAFAVAVNVNPEILIVDEALAVGDVVFQHRCMRRMRDLMDSGVTTLFVSHDSGAIKNLCNSAIMIHDGQIHTSGLPNAVIIEYLKLVTDLELNLSPKELDHQCQQPTDEINVVNNQSSESLDVDILSAKESSGKLKRRGSGKARIQKIRLLNQLGEDAGESPIFEFNEEVTLLIQVKAYVAIKSCIIGFFVCDKNGNELIGSNTFEENIKIDNLETQEELEIRFKFKLPLRSNSYSLTVAGSENYEAVTFDWIDNAIVFQVLPPESGKRIHALIDQPMIVELKRNLLPIIAIPN, from the coding sequence ATGGGAGAAGAAATTGCAATTTCTCTCAAAACTGTATCGAAGTGCTTTGTGCGATATGCTCATCCTGTAGATCGCTTAAAAGAGATTTTATTACCTGGTAAAAGTATCTCTGAACAATTTTGGGCGCTGAAAAATATTAATTTAGAAATTCCTAAAGGACAAACAGTAGGAATTATTGGGCGCAATGGTTCTGGTAAAAGTACACTATTGCAAATTATCGCAGGAACCTTAACCCCAACAACTGGAGAAGCACAGGTAAAGGGTAGAGTTTCTGCTTTATTAGAACTAGGAAGTGGTTTTAACCCAGAGTTTACCGGACGACAAAATGTATTTTTTAATGGTCGTTTATTGGGGTTAACTAAAAGAGAAATTGAAGACAAGTTTGATGAAATTGCCAGATTTGCAGATATCGGCGACTTTATCGAGCAACCTGTTAAAACATACTCAAGTGGGATGTTTGTTCGTTTAGCTTTTGCTGTAGCGGTGAACGTGAATCCAGAAATTCTCATTGTTGATGAAGCACTAGCTGTAGGTGATGTTGTATTTCAACATCGATGTATGCGGCGGATGCGAGATTTAATGGATTCTGGCGTAACAACTTTATTTGTTTCTCACGATTCCGGAGCCATCAAAAATTTGTGTAATTCCGCAATTATGATTCATGATGGGCAAATACACACTTCAGGTTTACCCAATGCAGTCATAATTGAATATTTAAAACTTGTGACTGATTTAGAATTGAATTTATCGCCGAAAGAGTTGGATCATCAATGTCAACAGCCAACAGATGAAATTAATGTTGTTAACAATCAATCATCAGAATCACTAGATGTTGACATCCTATCAGCTAAGGAATCTTCGGGAAAACTCAAACGCAGGGGAAGTGGTAAAGCTCGCATTCAAAAAATCAGATTGTTGAACCAGTTAGGAGAAGACGCTGGAGAAAGCCCAATCTTTGAATTTAATGAAGAAGTGACTTTATTGATTCAAGTAAAAGCTTATGTCGCTATTAAGAGTTGTATTATTGGATTTTTCGTATGCGACAAAAACGGCAATGAATTGATCGGAAGTAATACATTTGAAGAAAATATCAAAATTGATAACTTAGAAACTCAAGAAGAATTAGAAATTAGATTTAAATTCAAATTACCTTTAAGATCAAACTCTTATAGTCTAACGGTCGCTGGCTCAGAAAACTATGAAGCCGTGACTTTTGATTGGATTGATAATGCAATAGTTTTTCAAGTTTTACCTCCAGAGTCAGGAAAGCGTATTCATGCTTTAATTGATCAACCAATGATTGTTGAACTTAAAAGAAATCTGTTGCCAATAATAGCTATACCAAATTAA
- a CDS encoding ABC transporter permease, translating into MQNAVSKVGKLRRILPINQQLWAKFDLLRTLVRRDLEARYKGSVLGNLWPLVNQLSQLLIYTYVFSIVLRVKLTLTNLPENNFTFGLWLFAGLLPWIAFSGGLMQSAGSVVSQPNLVKKVVFPLALLPLVPILSTFIESSFGLMALIFFVAVNTHTLHSTLALLPLVWLTQLVLTAGLGYLAAGLTVFLRDIPQTLGVVLNIWMYLTPIIYPASAIPEAWRNWVFWLNPLTAIAEVYRDLILVGEVKHGGEWGVASAIALIIFCLGLAIYKRLRPAFADVL; encoded by the coding sequence ATGCAAAATGCTGTAAGTAAGGTAGGGAAGCTGAGGCGAATACTGCCAATAAACCAGCAATTGTGGGCTAAGTTTGATTTATTGAGAACTTTAGTACGGCGAGATTTAGAGGCGCGGTATAAGGGTTCTGTTTTGGGAAATTTGTGGCCTTTGGTAAATCAGCTTTCACAATTACTGATTTATACTTATGTGTTTTCCATTGTTTTAAGGGTAAAGCTCACTCTCACAAATTTGCCAGAAAATAATTTCACTTTTGGATTGTGGTTATTTGCAGGTTTGCTTCCCTGGATTGCTTTTTCAGGTGGATTAATGCAGTCTGCTGGTTCGGTGGTAAGCCAGCCAAATTTAGTCAAGAAGGTGGTATTTCCTCTGGCTTTGTTACCCTTAGTGCCAATTTTGTCAACGTTCATTGAAAGTTCTTTTGGTTTAATGGCGTTGATTTTTTTTGTAGCAGTAAATACTCATACTTTACATAGTACGTTGGCGCTGTTACCCTTAGTCTGGTTAACGCAATTAGTGTTAACGGCAGGTTTGGGTTACTTAGCGGCGGGATTAACAGTTTTTCTGCGGGATATTCCGCAGACACTGGGAGTAGTTTTAAATATTTGGATGTATTTAACACCGATTATTTATCCGGCTTCAGCAATTCCCGAAGCATGGCGGAATTGGGTATTTTGGTTAAATCCGTTGACGGCGATCGCAGAAGTTTATCGTGATTTAATTTTAGTAGGAGAGGTAAAGCATGGGGGAGAATGGGGAGTTGCGAGTGCGATCGCATTGATTATATTTTGTCTTGGGTTGGCAATTTATAAACGCTTGCGTCCGGCTTTCGCGGATGTACTGTGA
- a CDS encoding Uma2 family endonuclease, which translates to MTTAINLVDTNIEYPSADGEPVAETYIHLYAILTTLEVLKQYLAGRQATVLANQFLYYAQGFPKLRVAPDVMVIFDVQPGGRDNYKVWEEGQVPQVVFEMTSKGTQKQDQEQKKLLYEQLGILEYWLFDPKGEWVNEKLQGYRLQDEIYHPITDNLSQPLGLRLEVEEELLRFYRLDTGAKLLIPTELAELAEQQRQRAERLAEHLRSLGVDPDTLT; encoded by the coding sequence ATGACTACCGCCATCAATTTAGTAGATACAAACATTGAATATCCCAGTGCTGATGGAGAACCTGTGGCAGAAACCTATATACATCTTTATGCAATTTTAACTACATTGGAAGTCCTGAAACAATACTTAGCAGGTAGACAGGCGACGGTACTAGCAAATCAATTTCTGTATTATGCTCAGGGTTTTCCTAAATTAAGAGTTGCACCAGATGTCATGGTAATTTTTGATGTGCAGCCTGGGGGTAGAGATAACTATAAAGTCTGGGAAGAAGGTCAAGTGCCACAAGTGGTATTTGAGATGACCAGTAAAGGTACTCAAAAGCAGGATCAAGAGCAAAAGAAACTTTTGTATGAACAATTAGGTATTTTAGAATACTGGTTATTTGACCCCAAAGGCGAATGGGTTAACGAAAAATTACAGGGGTATCGTTTACAGGATGAAATTTATCACCCAATTACTGACAATTTATCTCAGCCTTTAGGATTGCGCCTCGAAGTAGAAGAGGAACTTTTGCGATTTTATCGCTTAGATACCGGGGCGAAATTACTGATACCCACCGAATTAGCGGAATTGGCGGAACAACAACGACAACGGGCGGAACGACTAGCGGAACATTTGCGTTCTTTAGGAGTTGACCCAGATACTTTAACTTAA
- a CDS encoding DUF2862 domain-containing protein: protein MEIGQKVKVFRLRDRVSAAIAKKLGQIGIIQGYKVTDGCGIGVVVLFDDNSSTWFFEDEIKLV from the coding sequence ATGGAAATCGGACAAAAGGTTAAAGTTTTTCGTCTGCGCGATCGCGTATCTGCTGCTATTGCGAAAAAACTCGGACAAATAGGCATCATTCAAGGCTACAAAGTCACCGATGGCTGTGGAATCGGTGTAGTGGTGCTGTTTGACGATAATTCTTCCACTTGGTTTTTTGAAGATGAAATCAAACTTGTGTAA
- a CDS encoding ArsA family ATPase: MSLILTFLGKGGVARTKIAIAAAKLLASQGKRVLLAGLAEPVLPILLDQTLTADPQEIAPNLQVVQFQSSVLLERNWEEVKKLEAQYLRTPIFKDVYGQELVVLPGMDSALALNAIREYDASGKYDAIIYDGTGDSFTLRMLGMPESLSWYVRRFQQLFVNSDLGKTIAESPLIQPLISSFFNVNWTADNFALPTNQVNGFLDKGKAALADPHRVAAFLVSTPDPLEVASSRYLWGSAQQIGLTVGGVILVSPEPKVNLSEEFAPLTVSVVPDAPTGEWQPLIDALPNFVEQARQAPKPIEIDIHNRQVRLFLPSFDKKQVKLTQYGPEVTVEAGDQRRNLFLPPALTGRQVTGAKFQNNYLIISF, encoded by the coding sequence ATGTCCCTGATATTGACATTTTTGGGCAAAGGCGGTGTAGCGCGGACTAAAATTGCGATCGCTGCCGCCAAGTTATTGGCAAGCCAAGGCAAGCGTGTACTTCTCGCAGGTTTGGCAGAACCAGTTTTACCCATTTTACTGGATCAGACCCTGACTGCTGACCCCCAGGAAATTGCTCCCAATTTACAAGTTGTGCAGTTTCAATCATCTGTATTGCTAGAACGCAACTGGGAAGAAGTGAAAAAACTGGAGGCGCAATACCTCCGCACGCCCATCTTCAAAGATGTTTATGGTCAAGAACTGGTAGTATTACCAGGGATGGACAGCGCCCTGGCCTTGAATGCGATCCGCGAATATGATGCCAGTGGCAAATATGACGCGATTATCTACGATGGCACAGGTGATTCCTTCACCCTGCGAATGTTAGGGATGCCAGAATCTCTGAGTTGGTATGTGCGGCGATTTCAGCAATTATTTGTCAACTCAGATTTGGGAAAGACTATTGCGGAATCGCCTTTAATTCAGCCGCTAATTAGCAGCTTTTTTAATGTCAACTGGACAGCAGATAATTTTGCTCTCCCCACCAACCAAGTGAATGGTTTTTTAGATAAAGGAAAAGCCGCCCTTGCAGATCCTCATCGCGTTGCGGCCTTCTTAGTGAGTACACCAGACCCCCTAGAAGTCGCTAGTTCTCGTTATTTGTGGGGTAGCGCTCAACAAATCGGTTTAACCGTTGGTGGTGTGATTTTGGTCTCACCTGAGCCAAAGGTCAACCTGTCAGAAGAATTTGCACCTCTGACTGTGAGCGTTGTTCCCGATGCTCCCACAGGTGAATGGCAACCTTTGATAGATGCTCTACCCAACTTTGTTGAACAAGCACGACAGGCTCCCAAACCCATAGAGATTGACATCCACAATCGTCAAGTCCGCTTATTCTTGCCAAGTTTTGACAAAAAGCAAGTCAAACTGACGCAGTACGGGCCAGAAGTCACTGTAGAAGCCGGAGATCAACGGCGTAATCTCTTCTTACCCCCAGCACTCACTGGCAGACAAGTTACTGGAGCCAAATTTCAAAATAATTATTTGATAATTTCTTTTTAA